In the genome of Colletes latitarsis isolate SP2378_abdomen chromosome 9, iyColLati1, whole genome shotgun sequence, one region contains:
- the LOC143345524 gene encoding alpha-glucosidase-like, with the protein MRALILLCIVALAVAVEDGPQNKGWWRSMSLYQIYPRSFKDGDGDGVGDLKGITSKLHYLKEIGINAFWLSPFYTSPMIDFGYDIADFNTVDPVFGTMTDFENMVKRAHELNLKVIIDLVPNHSSDKHEWFQKSLQNIEPYNDFYVWHNGTMLEDGSIAPPNNWVSALGGHAWQWRDERKAFYLHQFMPEEPDLNYRNEKVADEMKNVLRFWLDKGVDGFRIDSAAYLWEDERFLDEPPSGKSDDPYNINYPDRIYTKDQPQTYDIIQSWREVLNEYKDSERIIMIEAYTNLTSTMKYYESGADFPFNFEMITDLKKNSTASDFYKMITTWMDNMPNGKDPNWVAGNHDNPRPMTRFGLERARVATLLTLLLPGVSVTYNGDEIGMSDAKISWEDTKDPLGCVAGREGYQSTSRDPARTPFQWDRSKSAGFSTNSSTWLPINKNYKTVNLATEREDKFSYFHYYKALAKLKKTPVLQNGTLDTKLINQNVLAIARKSKKASVYAAVNLGKKVEFVSLSVFDNIPNELHLYYTTKGNNPNPQILPKKNKVKLIPGAIVIYKSKGVTVLDLE; encoded by the exons ATGAGGGCCCTAATACTGCTATGTATAGTAGCATTGGCTGTGGCCGTTGAAGACGGCCCGCAAAACAAAGGCTGGTGGCGGTCGATGTCACTTTACCAAATATATCCTAGAAGCTTTAAAGATGGCGATGGCGATGGCGTAGGAGATTTGAAAG GTATCACCAGCAAGTTGCATTACCTAAAAGAAATTGGCATTAACGCTTTCTGGTTGTCTCCTTTCTACACCAGCCCCATGATCGATTTCGGTTATGATATCGCTGATTTCAACACAGTCGATCCCGTTTTCGGTACAATGACCGATTTCGAGAATATGGTGAAGCGTGCGCACGAACTTAACTTGAAGGTGATCATAGATCTTGTTCCCAATCATTCCTCGGACAAGCACGAATGGTTCCAGAAGAGTTTGCAAAACATCGAACCCTACAATGATTTTTATGTCTGGCACAACGGCACGATGCTTGAAGACGGTAGTATTGCTCCACCGAATAACTGG GTGAGCGCTCTTGGCGGACATGCTTGGCAATGGCGAGATGAACGTAAGGCGTTTTATCTTCACCAATTCATGCCGGAAGAACCAGATCTAAACTACAGAAACGAAAAAGTTGCAGATGAAATGAAG AATGTGTTGAGGTTTTGGCTGGACAAAGGCGTGGATGGCTTCAGAATCGACTCTGCAGCTTATCTTTGGGAAGATGAGCGATTCTTGGACGAACCACCATCAGGGAAATCAGACGACCCTTATAATATCAATTACCCTGACAGAATATACACGAAGGATCAACCGCAAACCTACGACATCATTCAAAGTTGGAGGGAAGTCCTTAACGAGTATAAAGACTCCGAAAGAATCATAATGATCGAAGCTTACACGAATCTGACATCGACCATGAAGTATTACGAATCCGGAGCAGACTTCCCCTTCAATTTCGAAATGATCACGGACTTGAAGAAGAATTCGACGGCATCTGATTTCTACAAGATGATCACTACTTGGATGGACAACATGCCGAATGGCAAAGATCCTAACTGGGTG GCTGGAAATCACGATAATCCGAGACCGATGACACGATTTGGACTCGAACGAGCACGCGTGGCTACCTTGTTGACGCTTCTATTACCAGGCGTTAGCGTGACGTACAACGGCGATGAGATCGGCATGTCGGATGCTAAGATCTCGTGGGAGGACACAAAGGATCCGTTGGGATGCGTTGCTGGCAGAGAAGGCTATCAATCCACCTCTAGAGACCCTGCCAGGACTCCCTTCCAGTGGGATCGTAGTAAATCTGCAG GATTTTCCACGAATTCATCAACCTGGCTTCCGATTAACAAAAACTACAAAACCGTCAACCTGGCTACAGAGAGAGAAGACAAGTTCTCCTACTTCCATTACTACAAAGCACTTGCTAAGCTAAAGAAAACACCGGTACTACAAAATGGAACTCTTGACACGAAATTAATTAACCAAAACGTTTTAGCGATCGCCAG GAAATCCAAGAAAGCATCTGTTTACGCAGCAGTAAATCTTGGGAAAAAAGTAGAATTCGTGAGCTTATCAGTGTTCGATAACATACCGAACGAATTGCATTTGTATTACACCACTAAAGGAAACAATCCAAACCCACA